CTACTctttctcatttgtttatttttgcttcatcTAATCTGGCTTGTAACTGGATTAGTTTTTAATCACAACAACTCCAAAGGATTTCACATTCCCATGGTGACCTCTTAAAGTCGTTTGTGATTCATAGAGAATTACAAACAGAAAAAGTGGTTTTATGTTTTAGTTAAATCTGAATTCCATTATCTTAAAGGTTACCaacaaagaacagaaaggaaagtGTTCAGGTaacctttttgatttttttaaatgagaagagTCAGTATGTGTGTAGAGCTGTAAGTaagtgcattaaaaaaaaaaaaaaaaaaaaaaaaaaaaaaaaacctgagaactTGAAACTGCCCTTGAAAAAAGTATTACTACcacattttcaaatgaaaagaagcTGAGGCCAgtcctcacttggctaatcctccacctgtggcaccggtaccccaggttctagtccctgttggggtgccggattctgtcccagttgctcctcttccagtccagctctctgctgtggcccgggaaggcagtggagtatggcccatgtgcttgggccctgcacccacatgggagaccaggaggaggcacctggctcctggattgggatcagtgtagtgcgccagccgtagcagccatttggggggtaaactaatgaaaggaagacctttctctctgtctctctctaactctgcctgtcattaaaaaaaaaaaaaaaaaaaaaaagaatactcacGTATTCTCAAGACTCTGGAGGTAATACATCtggaatttgaatccaggcattctggaATGAAATCCCATATTCTTagcctttttttctccccttctcctaAACTTAAGTTtgctcctcattttttttttttttcatctagagAAGAGAACTTTGGTTTACTCAGGCTCTGGGATATTGGCTTGTACATGGGTAGAAAAGGCCAGTACACGCAGGGTTGTCTCATTCTCTTGTGAACTTACTACAATCAGAAGTTTTGCCTCTAGTCAAGTGAAACTGCTCTTGTCAAGGTCACCAATGAGTTCCTGTTTGCTAATTCCAATGTCAATTCTGTCTTCATCATGCTTGACCTGTTGGCAGCATTGCCACAATTGATCACAGCCTCAAACTTGAATCCCTTTGTTCACTTGGCTTCTGGGACATCCCACTCTCTTAGTCATCTTCCTATCTACTGGACACTTATCATTTCTCTTTATCTTCCCAGTTTTTAACATTTGAAGTGCCCAAGGGCTTAGTCCTTTGAATAATCTTTGATATATGCACCCCTACTTAGGTAATCTGTGGTCATATGATGTTAAACACCAAGTGTAGACTGACAACAATCAAATAGGAATTTCCATCCTGAACCTCTCTGTTGActtctttaaaatctttatttacagTTCCTGTTACTAAATCTCTTTGGCTATTAGGTAATCATTTGATAgatcagacattaaaaaaaagacttaaccTCAGTCAATGTTAagaattttttgttaaaattcagtTGGtcttcctcattaaaaaaaaaaaataagaaaagaatacATCCATTTATTTCAACCTGGCAAAAATACATAATGAGGAAACAATACAGGCATTTCCATTCCTGGAGAACAAAGATGCCTGCTTCCACCACTAAAATGTAATATTGGTGGTAAAAGTTTTTGACTTACGGATTAAGATACTTTtgttccacattggagtacctaggttcaagtccaagctccagtcctttattccagcttcctgctaatccagatgctggaagcagtggtgatagctcaaataattgggttcctgccactcttttgagttcctggctcctggctttgacactgagggcatttgtggagttaaccagcagatgggaatgttctctctttctccctctctctcccgctctctgcctccccctctccttctctctctttctctctctacctgccACCAAAAAAGAACTTTGTCCAGTTTGGAAAGGCCTTCTGGGAAGGGAATTAGAATCAAAAATGAAAGtgatggccagcgccacggctcaataggctaatcctccgcctgcggcaccagcaccccgggttctagtcccggtcagggcgccggattctctcccggttgcacctcttccaggccagctctctgctgtggcctgggagggcagtggaggatggcccaagtgcttgggccctgcaccccatgggagaccaggagaagcacctggctcctggctttggatcagcgcggtgcgccggccacagcggccattggagggtgaaacaacggtaaaggaagacctttctctctgtctctctctctcactgtccactctgtctgtcaaaatacatacataaataaataaataaataaataaaacaaaaaaaagaatgaaagtgatGTTATTAAGTTCTTTTTGGAAAATTGTTATAATAGTTGAAAAAACTATTTAGCTCCTCACTTTATACTTAATGCTAAAAATTTCTACATGGATTATGtagttgaatattttaaaaatatatgaagtatTCATGAGTATATATCTGTCTATGAATAAAGAAGGCCTTTCTTAGTTTAGGGGTCAGAAAAGAATCATTGAGAAAATTATACTTATGTTTGACTTCAGAAAAGTAGCTGTCCTTTGCTTGAAATGAAAGGCTTATATGAGAAGCCAGATAGCACTGTGGGATAGCCGAGATTATGGACAAAAGGCATAGATTTTTAACTATAGCTATGTTCTCTATAATTCAAGTAGAAAACACTGTTTCTAATAGATAAATATGAATAggacaaaaagagaaaatctgtGAGTATAGAACAGTCAGTTTGTCCTTTAGTCAAAGAAATTTGAATTGAAACATATACAGCTTGTTAATTGAAAAagtagagattaaaaaaaaaatgaatcagtcCTTTAAGCATTATTAGTGGCAGTAAAGTGCTATCCCTTTGGAAAGCACTTTTGGgacaagtttttttcttttttttaagatttattaatttattttaaaggcagagttagacagacagaggctgagagagagaaagaaaaagagagaaagagagagaagtcttccatctgctggtatagtctccaaatagctgcaatggccggagctgtgccgatccaaagccaggagccaggagcttcctccgggtctcccacgtgggtgcaggggcccaaggacttgggccatcttctactgctttcccaggccataacagagagctgggttggaagaggagcagttgggactagaaccagcgcccatatgggatgctggcactgcaggccagggcgttaacccgctgcaccacagtgccggcctcagtaTAAATTTCTTATAatgatgatgaaaatattaacaacagctaattttatagctttttttttgcATGCTGTACAGTGTTCTAagcattttgcatattttaattaatCTTAGTATCTGCTAAGACAGGAATTTTAATTATCcttattttgcagatgagaagttGTGGCATAAAAAAGGTAAGAACTTTCTCCAAATCACATATATAATCTGGTAAGTGATGGAGACATGTCTCAAACCCAAATCCTAtttcagatattatttttttcctccattaaATTGCCTAGAAATTCATAGAGGAGCAAGTTTACGCATAAGAGATACACTTGCATTAATATATCCCCTCCTGTTTTTTACATGTTGGTTTTTTAGACTTTATTGGTTTAGTTTATGCTGTTCTTGAATTAAGTTCTCACCTTTTGTGGCTGGGATGAGAGTCATTTCCCCTGCAAAGCATTTAAAGTATTTCCTGACCTTTGATCTCGACCTCTCCATGTTTAATTCCCTCCTATCACCTTCCAGATTGGATGGCTTGCTGTGTCTTCTGTAGCAACCACTTAACAGAAAATTATCTCTAATGTTCTGACAttagaaaacatctttttttttttgtctttttctcctgACTAGTCCTACTACTGGTTGACCACACATACTGTTTATTTTTGTATCCCTACTGCCTGGTACAGTGCCACAGGAGGCTTTTTCCTTCccttgttgaaaatattttattttcctgagtatttttgaaataatataatttcattGCTCAAATGTTTATAAATGCAGTGAGCCACACATTCTTGAGTTATTATTAAAGTCTGTGTAGGATGCTatggttaaatgtattccttcCAAAATCCAGTGATTGTCATATGATGGTACAGAGAAGTGGGGCCTTTTAGAGTTGATTAGGCCCTGAGGGTTCCTCTCCTGTGATTGCGATTAACGCCCAAATGAAGAGGGCTCCTGTAGTATTGGGTTAAAttgctcttctgctttccctagTGTGAGAATACAGCAAGGCCCTtaccaggccaaatgccagcgccctgatcttggacttctgagaaaatgaatttctgttccTTATAAATTATGCAATCTCAGGTATTTTGTCCACACAAAACAGATTAAGACATAGAGTCAATTTTCAATGAATTatgttctttttaacttttaaagaatatTACTTGACATTATTCTTCATGGggcctttttgttttgttagcATTGTTGCATTGTctccatggcaaaaaaaaaaaaaaaaaaaaaaaagagagagagagagagagagagagagagagaaaagagcaaaAATCCATGTCTAAGAAATAGGGCTCTACCTAATTTTCTTCTTGATGAACCTCCCCTTCCAAAGACAATTCACAAAATTGACCATTTTAtaagttttcaattttttgtattgtttttatttttcttgaagtaAGCCTAGCCAAGGATTGCAAAACCatttgactttttctttattttagagtTGCTACTGTAGGAGCAGTGATTTACTGGAGTTATTACTTgggtatttcttttctctttttttccccctcgaagagacacaaatatttctaATAAATCTAACCttttaatctgtattttaaagGACATCTTATTACAAGTACATCTTAGGCCTTGTTAGGTTGACTGCTGTTGTGTTCAAGGtaagggattttcttttttgttgtcaaATTCATCGTGGCAGTCTGAGAGACTATACCACTCCTTTTATGTAGGCTGGTTGCAGGAGGTACTGAACTTCCTTTAGTATCAAGTCTGTTCCAAAACATTGCTATTTTTAGCTCTCAGTTTTATTCCTAGGAGAAAACATAAATATCACtgcattttaaaggcagatgAAGAATGATGCAAATATTACAGACCTTAGTATTTTCAGTATTCTTGTGTAACCACAGAACAAAGTATGGTAGGAAAAGTAAGACTCAGTGTGACcctgttttagaaaaataaaacagttgaCAGTTGATAATTAGGAAGTTGACATCATTTGTGGGATCCAGTGCTGTCgtgtgaaaagaaaaaatgtttttaatcacCAGTTTTGTGGGCTTCCATTCATTTGTAAGGTATCAGAAATTCCAACAGATTCACTTTGTTATTAGTCATGTAAGTCAACCATGGCTGCAAGTTTTGGCAGGCTGTATACTCACTATTTTTATGCAATTACATATAAAGGTCTTAATGAATTGTTACCTGTTATGGCTCAATTGAATCTTTTGGATAAGTGTGCTGACTTCTCACTCCATAAAGCATTTGGAATAATGACTTTCAGTTTCAGTTAGGGAGggtgttttttcctttctttggtaGACCACGTTTGTGAGGAGGTGAATGTGTAAGGGAGACCTGTGTCCCAGATGAGGAGGTTGGTAGTGGTGTGAGCTAGTGCTCTCTCTCAGACTCCTCTATTAACATGTAGCAGAAGTTATCTCAGGTATCTGAAATTAAATAAGCTGTCTGTCCCCGACCTCCTTCCAAAGCCCAACTTTGAAGACTCAGGAAAGTTAGCTTTGGGCCTTAAAGCTGAACAAAGACCCTTTCAATTCTAGGCTGTATTATTCTTCCCCTTTTAGAACAAAAAGACAGCCAAAGGAGTTTACTGAAAGGAACCTGCAGAAGGATAAGAGAAAACGCTTGAGTGGAGAGCTAAATGTCTGTGTTACTGTAGCTTAGTAGTTTAAAGGTTAAGAAAGATGTACTTTCTAGTCAGATAAAACTAGGTTTAAGCTCCAGTTCCCCCGTTTATTAGCTCTGCCATCTTCAGAATATTATCAGCATCTTTGAGCCTTGATTTCTGTTACCAGTCATGGAGGGGAGGGCAGTTGCAAGAGCAAGTTTCATAGGTTCTTTTCCTCAGcccagtataaaaataaaaagacaggaaACAATTTTCAAAGAAGTAGATACTTCtatttgattggcaagtgacAGAAAAGTGTCTGGCCTGAGGATATCAGGCGGAGTGCCCAACCAGGATGCTGGCTTTCAGGAAGTGCCCAGGGTTTTATAAGGCATTCTGTGGGGGTGCTCACTGGACGGCggcagtgggaggaggaggagtccaTATACTGGATGTTGATTGGCTTGTGGCTCATGGAGATAGCAGGGGTCCCCTGGAAACAGCCCACCTCCTTAGGGgttcagccccctcctctgctagttctgggtggaagattgcaactaacttgaaggcatgatttaaaaccacaaggtcacacatgcagcacaggAAGCTGTTAGTGAGGGAGATACCAGAGGTCTGGAGACAGCTTTCCAGCctcagctggcagcctgcttgtgaaggacattctacctatgtctgaggggcccacagaccgcccccctccccgccccagccccactggacagCCTCAATTTCTTAATTTGTAAATAGGTTTTTAAATTGAGGATTAAATCagttaatatatgtaaaacattATGTGTAGCACATATGCAGGTGGCAATCATTAAACTGATTTCAGAGTTCTTTTGCAAAGAAAAAGATGAGTATGACATTGGATGGAAGGTTAGTACTGTTTAGGGTTTTTAATACATGGGTTTTCAAGTTCCAAGGGAAAAAACACATTCCTGATACTCCATCTAATGGAATTCATTATTGGAATACtcaagggggagaaagagagataggaagaaaggaagaacattGAATCACAGTATTTGTGGTGAGATCTGGCTGTATGGAAACCTGAGTGTAGGTCTAATCCCTACAATCTGGAAAATCCTATCTGACATAGAAATAAACTTGAAAACTTGTCTTATGCTTCATCTGTATTGCTGATAAAGTCTAGTAACAGAGTAAAACTGAACTTATTCAGGTTACTGTAATAAATGAGAGTTGGTAGGATGATCTTAATTTTCCTCCTTTTCATTCAGGTGGTGAATGGAAAATCCGTTATGAGACACAACTTGAACTAAATGATCAGCTAGAAAAACAAATTGTTTCTCTGgaagacaaaatggaaaaaatccgTGGAAATCCTTCAGGTACGAAAGCAATCATATATTTGTGTTATaaattcagttaaaaataataaaataggggtgggcatttggtgcaatggttaagaagGCACtagggatgtccacatcccatatcagagtgcctcaccttctttttttctgtttattttttacagactttttaaaaaaattattaaaatctcagcttttctgatttcagcttcctgataataagctaggaggcaacaagtgatggcaaAACTAACTGGGTttttgtcacccatgtgagagacccagattgagttcttggctcctgatttcagcctggccaagatccaactgttgcaggcatttggggagtgaactactggatggaagatttctatctgtctctgttttcttttgtgtctctctgtctttcaaataaatagtaaaaggattttaaatatttcaaaaataatagaaaagtcTGATAAAATATCAATTGCTCACGTGTGCTTCATTTTAGATAGACTGTTTTCTATTCGTGCCTATGAACGAATGCCAGTGGTGAGTAAAAGATGATTAAACATAAAGAATAATTGAAGgaaattatgtgtttttttttttctagatagaTTCCAACAACGGTTTAAAGACTGTccaaataaaatactttgttcAGGAAAGCTGTTCCCTGAATGTGAGGAATCCTGTTACAAGGCCATCAGCTTAATCTGTCTTCTAGAGCTGAGCAGGGATGTTGGTGTTGGTACCAACAAGCAAAATGTCAGACAAGAAATCTCAGTAGTTAAGCTGGGTGAGAACCCTGAGTGTATCTATTTCTTGTGCTTGAAAACTCTATTTAACACAGACTAAAAACATTCTATTCTAGTTCCTCTGTATAGAAATACACATGTACATATGCACATGAACACTCATATTTGCACATCCATATATTCATACAGATGGAATATGCATGAAATGTAACAGAGAAGCTATAAAATTATCCTACAGTGAACATGAAATCTCATTAGCCTGGCCTATCTACTTTTTCTTCTAGTTTCCCTTAGTGATATCTTTCCCTTTGAGAGTTCATTTTAATtcctaataaattatttaaacttaTCTGTTTCACATGTTATGGAGTATattcatttgcttttcatttgtttaaatatttattttttaaaatatggagaaGGCCCAAAGCATAACTTACATTGGGTCCAGAGCATGCTTAGAAATAGCCTTTTCCTCAAAAGACtttctgaattttaatttcataaaaactcagaaaaaacATG
The DNA window shown above is from Oryctolagus cuniculus chromosome 9, mOryCun1.1, whole genome shotgun sequence and carries:
- the CCDC169 gene encoding coiled-coil domain-containing protein 169 isoform X4: MGEGRGENFDGVSTDRLKLELLEEIHMKDIVQLSMLEIRHKIAELEAKLKGDDEDEKLWHKKGGEWKIRYETQLELNDQLEKQIVSLEDKMEKIRGNPSDRFQQRFKDCPNKILCSGKLFPECEESCYKAISLICLLELSRDVGVGTNKQNVRQEISVVKLGENPECIYFLCLKTLFNTD